AGCTACCAGGTGGACCGCAACGCCTGGCGCCGCTCGGCGCACACCGGCCTGGTCAGCGAGCTCACCAAGCACGGTCTCGGCGAGCGCGACCTGCACGCTCCGGTCAACTTCTTCAGCCGCGTGGCCATCGGCGAGGACGGCTCCTCGCTCAGCTTCGTCCCCGGACACGCCACCGCCGGTGACAGCGTCACCCTGCGCACCGAACAGGACCTCCTGCTGGTGCTGAGCACGGCGCTGCACCCGATGTCGACGGCGGACACACCCGCAGGGGTGCGGGTGAGCGTCGACGTCGCGCCGCCTGCGGGCGCTGATGACGCCTCCTACACCTTCCGGGCGGAGTCGGCCCGCGCCCTGGAGATGACGCGGAGGGCAGTGGCATGACCGCGCTCGACTCCAGCCCGACCGTCGAGGTCGGGCCCGTCCTCGACGCCACCATCGGGGCGGGTGACGGCGCCCTGGTGCGGGTGCCGGCCGGCGGCCGCCTGCGGATCGTCGACCTCTTCGGCAACCAGGCGGCGGACACGCTGCTCTACGACGCGGCCGACATCGACAACCGCTACTCCGCCTTCGACACGATCCGCGAGCAGGGTGCCGTCTTCCTGACCACCGGGTCCCGGCTCCTCTCGACGCGGCTCGACGAGCTCGCGGTGATCACCGACGACACGGTGGGTCGCCACGACACGATCGGGGGTGCCTGCGCCCAGGAGAGCAACGTGGTCCGCTACGGCGAGCACGTCCGGCACCAGCACGCCTGCCGCCAGACCTTCCTGGCGTACGGCGCGGCGGCCGGCATCGGGCAGCGCGAGCTCGGCCACAACATCAACTTCTTCATGAACGTGCCGGTCACCTCCGCCGGTGGCCTGCAGTTCGACGACGGCCTCTCCGCCCCCGGGAAGTACGTCGAGCTGACCGCGAGCCGCGACATCCTGGTGCTGCTCTCCAACTGCCCGCAGCTCAACAACCCGTGCAACGGCTGGGACCCGACCCCGCTCCAGCTGCAGGGGTGGTGGTCCTGATGCTGCACGCCGTGAAGTGCACCGTCGTCGACGCGGGCGCGCAGACCACCGTCCAGGACGCCACCGGCCGCTGCGGCTACTGGGACGTCGGGGTGCCGCCGTCGGGGGCCTTCGACGAGTTCACCTTCGCGCTGGTCAACGCCGCGGTCGGCAACCCGGACACCGCAGCCGGCCTGGAGTGCGTCGTGCGCGGGCCGGTGCTCACCTTCGACGAGGACACCCTGGTCTGCGTCGGCGGCGGCCTCACCGAGGCGACCGTCGACGGGCGCCCGATCGCCAACGGCCAGCCGGTCCGGGTCCGTGCCGGTTCGACGCTCGACGTCGGCCCCGTCGACGGCCCGGGGATGCGGGGGTACGTCGCCGTGCAGGGCGGCATCGACGTGCCGCGGGTGCTGGGCAGCCGGGCGACCTTCATCCTCGGCGGCTTCGGCGGAGTCGAGGGGCGCCCGGTGGTGGCCGGCGACGTGCTGCCGCTGGGCCGCCGGGAGAACCTGGCCGCCCCCGGCAGCGTCGCAGAGCTCCTGCCCGTGCTCGGGCACGCCTGGGAGCTGCGGGTCATTCCGGGACCCCACGGTGCGCCCGAGCACCTCACGCCGGATGGCGTGGACGCCCTCTTCGAGGCTGACTGGCGCGTCGACCACCGGGCCGACCGGACCGGCGTCCGGCTCGTCGGCCCGACGCCCACGTGGGCGCGGACCGACGGCGGGGAGGCCGGCCTGCACCCGAGCAACGTCCATGACTCGGCCTACCCGGTGGGCGGGATCATGCTGTCGGGCGACACCCCGGTGATCGTCGGCAAGGACGGACCGTCGCTGGGTGGCTTCGTCGTGCCGGCGGCCGTGATCGGCGCCGACCTCTGGAAGCTGGGCCAGCTCCGGCCCGGCGACGCGGTCCGGCTCGTGCCGGTGACCCCGGTGCACGCCGGGGCCGCGATGGCGGAGCGCCGCGACCTCCTCGATGCCGCGCGCGGGCTGTCCGACCGGCGGCCGCACGCGGCCCCGGTCATGCTCGAGGCGGACGACGCGGAGCCCGCCGGCTCCAGGCGCCCGCCCGCGCTGGCCGACCGCCCCGCGAGCGACCACCACCCGGCGTACACGATCCGGAGGTCGGGGGACCGGCACCTGCTCGTCGAGGCCGGTCCGGCCTCGCTCGAGCTCACCGTCCGGGTCTGGGTCCACCTGCTCGCCGAGGCGCTGCGCGCGGACGCGGTCGCCGGGGTGGTCGAGGTGGTCGAGGGGGTGCGCTCGGTGCTGGTCAAGGTCGACGACGCGGTCCTGGCGCTGCCGGCCCTGGCCTCGCGCCTGGTCGCTCTGGCGGCTGGGTTGCCCGATCCCGCGACCGTGGTGCTCGACGTCCGCGAGGTGACGCTGCCGATGGCGTTCGACCACCCGGAGGCCCACGAGGCGATGCGCCGCTACCAGACGGTCAACCCGACTGCGCCCTGGAACCCGGACAACGTCGAGTTCATCCGCCGCGTCAACGACCTCCCCCAGCGTGACGACGTCTTCGACGTGGTCACCGAGGCGACGTACCTCGTGGTCGGGCTCGGCGACGTCTACCTCGGCGCGCCCGTGGCGGTGCCGATCGACCCGCGCCACCGCCTGGTCACCACGAAGTACAACCCCGCTCGCACCTGGACGCCGCAGAACGCCGTGGGCATCGGCGGGATCTACCTCTGCATCTACGGGATGGAGGGTCCCGGCGGCTACCAGCTGGTCGGCCGCACCGTGCCGGTCTGGCGGCTGATCGCGGAGGACCCGGACCGGGACCCGAAGCCCTGGCTCCTCCGGCAGTTCGACCGGATCCGGTTCGTGCCGGTGAGCGCCGACGAGCTCGCGGTCCAGCGCGCCGAGATCACGGCAGGCCTGCGCGACCTCGACGTCCGGCCGGCGACCTTCTCGATCGCGGAGGTCGCCGCGCTCGAGGCGGGCGCGGCCGACGAGATCGCGCTGGTGCGTGCCCACCGACGGGCCGCCTTCGAGGCCGAGCGGGAGCGGTGGGTCTCATGAGCGACCAGCCCACCTTCATCCACCGGCTTCCCGAGGAGGCCGTGGCCGGCTACGCGGCCGTCGCCCCCGCCGGGCCGCTGGCCGGGCTCACCTTCGCGATCAAGGACAACATCGACCTGGCGGGTGTGCCCACCACCGCGGCCGACCCGCGGCGCACGACGCCGGCGGGGGAGTCCGCCACCGTCGTGCAGCGCCTCCTCGACGCAGGGGCGGTGCCCGTCGGCAAGACGAACATGGACCAGTACGCCACCGGGCTGGTCGGCACGCGCTCGCCGTACGGCGCCTGCCACTCGGTCTACTCGCCCGACCACGTGAGCGGTGGGTCGAGCTCGGGCAGCGCGGTGGCCGTGGCAGCGGGGGAGGCCGAGTTCGCGCTCGCCACCGACACCGCCGGCAGCGGCCGCGTGCCGGCGGCGTTCAACGGGCTGGTGGGGGTCAAGCCGAGCAAGGGGCTGGTGCCCACCACGGGCGTCGTGCCCGCCTGCGCCTCGCTGGACTGCGTCACGGTCATGGCGCGCACCGTCGCCCGCGGCCGCGAGGTCCTCGACGTGATCGCAGGGCCGGACCCGCGAGACCCTTGGTCCCGCACGCTCGAGCAGCGGGCGACACCGGCTCGGCCGGTGGTCGCGGTGCCGGTGGGCGACCTCGACCTGGACCCGGTGCACCACGCCGCCTGGGAGGCGTCGACGGCGCGTGCACGCGAGCTCTGGGACGTGGTGGAGGTGGACGTCACGGCCTTCCTCGAGGCGGCGACCCTGCTCTACGGCGGCCCCTGGGTCGCGGAGCGTCGCCTCGCCTTCGGCGACGTGCTGACCGACGACCCGGCGGTCGACCCCACGGTGCGGACCATCGTCGCGGACGGACCGGACCTCTCCGCGGTCGACGCCTTCGCCGCCTTCCACCGGCTGGCCTCCCTCGATGCGGCCACGCGCCCGGTGTGGACCGGGGCCGACGCGCTCCTGCTGCCGGTGACGGCGACGCACCCGACGCTGGAGGAGGTCGCGGCCGACCCGGTCGGGGTCAACACCCGGCTCGGGCGGTTCACCAACATGACCAACCTGCTCGACCTCTGCGCCGTTGCCTTCCCGGGACCGGTGCGGGGAGACGGACTGCCGTTCGGGGTGCAGCTGCTGGCACCTGCTGGCGGTGACCTGGCCCTGCTCGACCTCGCGGCCCGCTGGTGCGGCGAGCAGCCGGCACGGCCCGCCGGGGACGGTCGGGTCGACCTCGTCGTGGCGGGGGCCCACCTGGCCGGTGAGCCGCTCAACGCCGACCTCG
The sequence above is a segment of the Nocardioides jiangxiensis genome. Coding sequences within it:
- a CDS encoding DUF1989 domain-containing protein, yielding MALYSHEIPGGAAWSTPVTAGRLVTLTALGDDANCSVLLVAADRVDRMNIPDTLKAQMSARILPPMVLMSDRGLALASVVASTLDWHDCLGGFGHDAHLARFGPTSYQVDRNAWRRSAHTGLVSELTKHGLGERDLHAPVNFFSRVAIGEDGSSLSFVPGHATAGDSVTLRTEQDLLLVLSTALHPMSTADTPAGVRVSVDVAPPAGADDASYTFRAESARALEMTRRAVA
- a CDS encoding DUF1989 domain-containing protein: MTALDSSPTVEVGPVLDATIGAGDGALVRVPAGGRLRIVDLFGNQAADTLLYDAADIDNRYSAFDTIREQGAVFLTTGSRLLSTRLDELAVITDDTVGRHDTIGGACAQESNVVRYGEHVRHQHACRQTFLAYGAAAGIGQRELGHNINFFMNVPVTSAGGLQFDDGLSAPGKYVELTASRDILVLLSNCPQLNNPCNGWDPTPLQLQGWWS
- a CDS encoding 5-oxoprolinase/urea amidolyase family protein, with product MLHAVKCTVVDAGAQTTVQDATGRCGYWDVGVPPSGAFDEFTFALVNAAVGNPDTAAGLECVVRGPVLTFDEDTLVCVGGGLTEATVDGRPIANGQPVRVRAGSTLDVGPVDGPGMRGYVAVQGGIDVPRVLGSRATFILGGFGGVEGRPVVAGDVLPLGRRENLAAPGSVAELLPVLGHAWELRVIPGPHGAPEHLTPDGVDALFEADWRVDHRADRTGVRLVGPTPTWARTDGGEAGLHPSNVHDSAYPVGGIMLSGDTPVIVGKDGPSLGGFVVPAAVIGADLWKLGQLRPGDAVRLVPVTPVHAGAAMAERRDLLDAARGLSDRRPHAAPVMLEADDAEPAGSRRPPALADRPASDHHPAYTIRRSGDRHLLVEAGPASLELTVRVWVHLLAEALRADAVAGVVEVVEGVRSVLVKVDDAVLALPALASRLVALAAGLPDPATVVLDVREVTLPMAFDHPEAHEAMRRYQTVNPTAPWNPDNVEFIRRVNDLPQRDDVFDVVTEATYLVVGLGDVYLGAPVAVPIDPRHRLVTTKYNPARTWTPQNAVGIGGIYLCIYGMEGPGGYQLVGRTVPVWRLIAEDPDRDPKPWLLRQFDRIRFVPVSADELAVQRAEITAGLRDLDVRPATFSIAEVAALEAGAADEIALVRAHRRAAFEAERERWVS
- the atzF gene encoding allophanate hydrolase, with protein sequence MSDQPTFIHRLPEEAVAGYAAVAPAGPLAGLTFAIKDNIDLAGVPTTAADPRRTTPAGESATVVQRLLDAGAVPVGKTNMDQYATGLVGTRSPYGACHSVYSPDHVSGGSSSGSAVAVAAGEAEFALATDTAGSGRVPAAFNGLVGVKPSKGLVPTTGVVPACASLDCVTVMARTVARGREVLDVIAGPDPRDPWSRTLEQRATPARPVVAVPVGDLDLDPVHHAAWEASTARARELWDVVEVDVTAFLEAATLLYGGPWVAERRLAFGDVLTDDPAVDPTVRTIVADGPDLSAVDAFAAFHRLASLDAATRPVWTGADALLLPVTATHPTLEEVAADPVGVNTRLGRFTNMTNLLDLCAVAFPGPVRGDGLPFGVQLLAPAGGDLALLDLAARWCGEQPARPAGDGRVDLVVAGAHLAGEPLNADLVARGGTFVRTARMAPDYRMYVVDGPLPRPGVTRLPAGGVAEPSALEVEVWSLPAVALAGFQATIAPPLGLGQVDLDDGTRVLGFLCSGDGVDPARDITAHGGWRAWRASTG